In the genome of Persephonella sp. KM09-Lau-8, one region contains:
- a CDS encoding TolC family protein — protein MKRVLFALIPMLAYGLTIDEAVEKAIKQNLEIKQQKVELKKAKIQLKEDYNLWAPEFFLNFSYTTYKDTPYTKIPPGVLPFPLSFKQTDKDFKNFSAGINFPIFTGFARPNKISISKLEIKSNKQLLKETITQITAQTKAAYLDALMTQAIVEVYKKQLQAVEKHLYRVKEFYKEGLVTKVDILQTQVKLSEVKRNLRKAEGNLKIAKARLRNILNENINEDFELQPVNIKIPENLDLQALYNLALKNRNIIKSVRLKEKEVQKLEKIQLSSFFPKIAAQAYYFYTDQYPYLDPKNNYALSIGLQWKFQGIKPYYSALKTKLEAKKIRFQLKQLKNNIKLEVKAAYENFQTAKENLKVAEDTLAEAEEYYKMVVEQFKNQLASTTDVLDAESMLTSARKGREISYYQLIKAFVELQKAVGGKINAQ, from the coding sequence ATGAAAAGAGTATTATTTGCGCTTATTCCAATGCTTGCTTACGGGCTAACTATAGATGAGGCAGTGGAAAAGGCAATAAAGCAGAACCTTGAGATAAAACAGCAAAAAGTAGAACTGAAAAAAGCTAAAATCCAGTTAAAAGAGGACTACAATCTGTGGGCACCTGAGTTTTTTCTGAACTTTTCCTATACAACTTACAAAGACACCCCTTATACAAAAATTCCTCCTGGCGTTTTACCATTTCCCCTGTCATTCAAACAGACAGACAAAGATTTTAAAAACTTCTCTGCAGGGATAAATTTCCCCATTTTTACAGGATTTGCACGGCCTAACAAGATTTCTATATCAAAACTTGAGATTAAATCTAACAAACAACTACTAAAGGAAACCATTACCCAGATAACAGCACAGACAAAAGCTGCATACCTTGATGCCCTTATGACACAGGCAATTGTTGAAGTTTATAAAAAACAGCTTCAGGCTGTAGAAAAGCACCTATACCGTGTAAAAGAGTTCTATAAAGAAGGTCTGGTAACAAAGGTTGATATCCTTCAAACGCAGGTAAAACTATCTGAGGTGAAAAGGAACCTGAGGAAAGCAGAAGGAAACCTAAAAATAGCAAAAGCAAGGTTGAGAAACATTTTAAATGAAAATATAAATGAAGATTTTGAGCTGCAGCCGGTAAATATAAAAATACCAGAAAACTTAGACCTTCAGGCTTTATACAATTTAGCCCTGAAAAATAGAAATATAATCAAGTCTGTTAGGTTGAAGGAAAAAGAAGTTCAAAAACTGGAAAAAATCCAACTATCCTCATTTTTCCCAAAAATAGCAGCACAGGCTTATTACTTTTATACAGACCAGTATCCATATTTAGACCCAAAGAACAATTATGCCTTATCAATAGGTCTTCAATGGAAATTTCAAGGTATAAAACCTTATTACTCAGCACTGAAAACAAAACTTGAGGCAAAAAAGATAAGATTTCAGTTAAAACAGCTAAAAAACAATATAAAACTTGAGGTGAAAGCTGCCTATGAAAACTTCCAGACAGCAAAGGAAAATCTAAAGGTAGCAGAAGACACCCTTGCGGAAGCAGAGGAGTATTACAAAATGGTGGTTGAGCAGTTTAAAAATCAGCTTGCCTCCACAACCGATGTTCTTGATGCAGAGAGTATGCTTACATCTGCCAGAAAAGGCAGAGAAATTTCTTATTACCAGCTAATAAAAGCCTTCGTAGAACTTCAAAAAGCTGTAGGGGGCAAAATAAATGCGCAATAA
- a CDS encoding biotin/lipoyl-binding protein yields MRNKIGLIIIVVLIIVFAFVAFKWVKHRIDYAVTDAVFVESDQMANLSFYRAEGKIIKLYKNEGDTVKKGEVIAEIDPTDYITKLNQVKHQIQALEAKKASLEEKLKKTTQKVLIKEKTAYLTKEQAETSIKALEYQLKQIKAKIQLVKRDVERFERLAKKELIPTENMKKPRHSLKY; encoded by the coding sequence ATGCGCAATAAGATAGGATTAATCATAATTGTAGTTTTGATAATAGTTTTTGCCTTTGTGGCATTTAAATGGGTGAAACACAGAATTGATTATGCTGTTACAGATGCAGTTTTTGTTGAAAGTGACCAGATGGCTAATCTTTCTTTTTATAGGGCAGAGGGAAAAATCATAAAGTTGTATAAAAATGAAGGAGATACAGTCAAAAAAGGAGAAGTTATCGCCGAGATAGACCCTACAGACTATATAACAAAGCTAAATCAGGTAAAGCACCAGATACAAGCCCTTGAGGCAAAAAAGGCATCCCTTGAGGAAAAACTAAAAAAAACCACCCAGAAAGTATTAATAAAAGAAAAAACAGCCTATCTAACAAAGGAGCAAGCAGAAACCTCCATAAAAGCCCTTGAATATCAGCTAAAGCAGATAAAGGCGAAAATACAGCTTGTTAAAAGGGATGTTGAAAGATTTGAGAGACTTGCAAAAAAGGAATTAATCCCCACAGAAAATATGAAGAAGCCCAGACACAGCTTAAAATATTAA